CAAATTCATTTGTGTCTGAATCGTGAGAGTCACAAACCACTCTTTTAGAATGCATCAACTTGGATATTGCTGACCATCTTCTGTTATTTGAGTTTCCTTTTGGATTACAGATAAATAGCAGCAAATGTTCTAGCGAGCTTATAGTGACTGTTTCTGCTTCTTTCAAGAATCCAAGCATAGGTGATGAACTATTGTCTTTGTTGTCTGAGGAAGAAGCAATCAACTTCATTGCTTTCAAATTTACCAACGCCTTCTGAATTTGCTTCTTCATGTTCTTCCTCAAAGTCATGTATTTTACACACTCAGCTTTGAATCCGGTTTCAATTCCTCTCTTTCTTCTGATGACTGATTGTAGTTCATGTGTGTTTTCCTTTGATAGCAAAAGGCATTCCTTAGCTATACTGCAAATATCCAAGATCCGAAGTGATCCCTCTAGTAGGTCATTGACACATTTTTCATTGCACTCTTGTGCTAAGGTTTGTTGTACAATTGGTAATTGAAGTAAGTTATTGACGCAATCATGCAAATCCTGCATGCCATTAAGTTTGTTGCATATCAAAGATGATGACACCGAAGAGGCACCTTCCGAAGTCTTCAATCTTTGTAAATGGTCCTCAAATTGTGATATAAGAGGGTGAGATGTGGATGGTAAGCTGTTACTGCGAAGATGCAGAGAgctttttgtgtttgtttcaatGATTGCCATTTTTTCTTCTCAGAAAACAGAAGTTTAGAAGGTGGAAATATACAAGAGTTTTTGTGAATACTTGAGTTTTGGTTGGCTTTTTCGCTTCATATATATAGCAAACAAATGAAGGAGACAAGAAGAATATTTTTGTTTCTTAAATGTCACCTGATTAGTATGTAATGATATCATCTCGATTTGGATCTCGGCTACCTCAACATGATCTGTCAATACTCTCCATGCACCTCCAACTCATCCTTCAATTGTTTTCTTGGGAATTGCGTTGATtctaacaaaatgacatttttacaaTATAATACTCAGAAATGCATTATGAATGCATTGTTAATGGAGCTTTAGTTGGAAGATGAAAAGATGCTGTTTTAAAGCATGATTACCTTTTAGTCTATGGAATTGTCTGCCTGCAACAGGACATATCGAAGACAACGAAAGTCTCTTGATCTTCAGCTACTTGTTGGTGGCGATGTTTATGCAGTGTTCCCAGCTAGACACCTACTAGTATATGTTACCATTTTGTTTGTTGCAGTTACCTGTCTCATTAACATGTGAGAAAGAGCAGTTGATGCATGATGGTTTGCCGAAATTCACGTTGGAAACAATAATATTTAAAGAgcattattacttttttttttcaacttgtTTGATTAATAATTTCTTGTAGCATTTCCTATGATCCTGTTGGTTTGAAAATTACGACAGATAAAAAACATGCATGCTTTGGTTTCTCgccatttttatattattttgtagaGATTGTCTCACCTCTCAATTGAGTCTAAGAGGTGTAGTGAAGGGACAGGTTGGATTAGCTGATGAGAGTTTTGCTATTACTCCCTTTGACCCTAAGTTCAATAACCTTCATGAAAAGAGTGGAATATTTTGAAACACCTTTCTCGCTAAAGAGATTTCTGTACTTAAATTAAACTTAATGATATAAGTTCATTAACTTTGGGACTAAAAGTAGAAAAATAAGCAGAAAAAAACACAATTGATAACCATCATCAAGTATTAGTACATAAGTTTTGGAGCTAAGTTTTACAGCCATaacaaaaaaaagttttcaacatGAAATGGAATATGGATAAAGTGTCAAAATGATGCCAAATCATACATGAAAAGAAACATAATAACACAAGAAGAAAAAGTTAGAGAATGGTTTTCTTCCAAAGCTAAAATACAAGAAGCCAATTTCATTAATTCATTGACATGACATAATTACAAAACATTCATTCAAATTTATACAAAACTAATGATTAAGGATGTTGAGAAGAGAAACTCTAATCCTAATAAACCGTTTAAAAAGAACTTCAAGTGCTTCCACAAACTCTTGAACAACAGACTCCAAATTTTCCAATTGATTCTGCAAATGATTCACATTATCCGATTTTCTTGTCACATTAAACACAAAAGACTGCAAAGCAGCATCAACATTGGAAAACTCATTCTGATCACCTTCTTGTGTGGAAGAAACCTTCTTGTTTTGCATCATAAGCTTCGAAACCAACGACCAATAATTACTTGGTTTCGATTGCGCCGGTCCAGAGATAAATACTAAAAGTGACTCCATCATAGAAAGAGTAATCACTTCCACATCTCTTAACAAACTAACCAAAGTCACTTTTTCATGATCCTTATTATTGCTAGGAGATAATAATTTTCCTTTACCTTTCTTCGAATTAGTCTTCAAATTCTCCAAACCTTTGAGGATTGCTTTCTTTACTACCTTCCTAGAAGCCAAGAATTTCCTCACCTCGGCCGTTACCTCCATTTCGCCTCCTCTTTTCCGTCTCATAATCGACTGAAGTTCACGTGCGCATTCCTTCGTATGAATTAGAGAATCCTTTGCTACCGAACACACGTCAAGGAGTCTCAAAGATCCGTCTAGAAGCTCGTCTATCCATTTCTCTTGACGCGCGTGGACAAGGACTTGTTGTGTAAGAGGTAGCAAAACCAAATTTTCAACGCAATCATGTAACGCTTGAAGATCGGTTAGCTTCCGACCGAACAACGATGAAGTGTTGACTTCATCTAAAGACTCCAAACTTGCCAAATGTTGATTGCATTGTAGAATGAGAGGGTGCGGTTTCGAAGGCAGGCTTTTCGAGCGAGGTTGGTGATGTGATGTTGGACTAAAAGGATCAATTGTAGTTGCCAttggtttttttttcttcacaaaagagaagaaaagatctTTTGAATTTGGATCTACCTTTCAGATTAGTTCAATATATATATTGAGAGTTGAAGAGACACAAGGAATCAAATAGTAACAAAAATCCATAATGAGCTAACTGATTTAGATTCAGATCTATGGAAAATCTCAGTAATGTTAATACAATGTCTCATTCATAGGAACACTACAACTCACATACTTAATATTTTTGTCTCTTAATACACTTTCCTATTGCAAGGTGTTTCTTCAATTCAATGCAATTAATGCAAGTATAAAATTAACTTTTCATAGAATCACTTATTTGTTGTATTATAAATGAGGTATAAGTACAAAATACAGATTGAATTAGTTGTACATATTACTATAGCAAGTTCTGTGCAGTCTTTCCTACACAAAG
Above is a genomic segment from Vicia villosa cultivar HV-30 ecotype Madison, WI unplaced genomic scaffold, Vvil1.0 ctg.000073F_1_1, whole genome shotgun sequence containing:
- the LOC131623477 gene encoding uncharacterized protein LOC131623477, whose product is MAIIETNTKSSLHLRSNSLPSTSHPLISQFEDHLQRLKTSEGASSVSSSLICNKLNGMQDLHDCVNNLLQLPIVQQTLAQECNEKCVNDLLEGSLRILDICSIAKECLLLSKENTHELQSVIRRKRGIETGFKAECVKYMTLRKNMKKQIQKALVNLKAMKLIASSSDNKDNSSSPMLGFLKEAETVTISSLEHLLLFICNPKGNSNNRRWSAISKLMHSKRVVCDSHDSDTNEFEKVDAALLSLISHKSSSTENFKSHLEDLEMCIQDLETGVEQISRKLIRDRVSLLNIFNH
- the LOC131623478 gene encoding uncharacterized protein LOC131623478; the encoded protein is MATTIDPFSPTSHHQPRSKSLPSKPHPLILQCNQHLASLESLDEVNTSSLFGRKLTDLQALHDCVENLVLLPLTQQVLVHARQEKWIDELLDGSLRLLDVCSVAKDSLIHTKECARELQSIMRRKRGGEMEVTAEVRKFLASRKVVKKAILKGLENLKTNSKKGKGKLLSPSNNKDHEKVTLVSLLRDVEVITLSMMESLLVFISGPAQSKPSNYWSLVSKLMMQNKKVSSTQEGDQNEFSNVDAALQSFVFNVTRKSDNVNHLQNQLENLESVVQEFVEALEVLFKRFIRIRVSLLNILNH